The DNA region GTTGTCGTCGTGCAGCCAGATCAGCTTGCCGAGCTTGAGGTGTCCGGCGAGTGCGGCCGACTCGTGATTCACGCCCTCCTGGAGGTCGCCGTCGCCGATGATGGAGTACACGTAGTTGTCGAAGACCGGGAAGCCCTCACGGTTGTAGCGCGCGGCGAGGTGGTGTTCGGCCATCGCCATGCCGACCGTCATCGCCGCGCCCTGGCCGAGCGGGCCGGTGGTCGCGTCGAGGCCCTTGGTGTGGAAGAACTCGGGGTGCCCGGGCGTCTTGCTGCCCCACTGGCGGAAGTTCCTGATGTCCTCCAGCGGCATGTCGTACCCGGTGAGGTGCAGCAGCGAGTAGATCAGCATGGAGGCGTGCCCCGCCGACAGCACGAAGCGGTCGCGCCCGACCCACTCGGGGTTTTTGGGGTTGTGGCGCAGGAACCGCTGCCACAGCACGTAGCCCATCGGGGCCATGCCCAGCGGCGCGCCGGGGTGCCCGCTGTTGGCCTGCTGCACGGCGTCGATGGACAGCGTGCGGATAGTGTTCACGCTGAGCTGGTCCACGCCCCTTTGCTGCTCTGTGACAGTCATGCGGCCAGTGTAAGCGCGTTCGCGAAGGGTCCGGTTCGGTCTGTCTTCACCCCATCACCAGAGAAGTCTTTCCAAAAGCACATGCCCCCGCCGGACACAGGCAGGGGCACCGTCTGAAACAAGGGTGGGGGCGCTCGGCTCCCTCCGGTTCGGACGACAAGCACACCACGGCGCTTCCATTCCGGTAGCAACAGAATATGACCATGGCGTAATCCTGTCAATCAGTACGTGAATGTGACCTGAGTATGAGTCGAGGTGCATAGGGGAAGGAGACGGTCACCACGGCTGGGTCTGCCCGGGAAGGAGGCGCATATGCAGCCCTCCGCCATTCGGCCTACCCCCAGGATTCGCGTCCGGGGTCAGGGCCGTCACACCATGGGGGCATGAATCTTGCCGCCTCGACCCCGACGGAGACGCCTTTGACGGTACGCCCCTTCCAGAACGCCGACGCGCACGCCGTCGCGCGGCTCGTCACGGACGGTGTGCAGGGACACTGGACGTACACGCCGGAGCAGTTCCGCGAGAGTGACGATCCCCGGCACCTGCGTCTGGTGGCCGAGCGTGGGGGCGAGGTCGTGGCGACCCTGCGGCTGAGCCCTTTCGGCCCCGCCGCCCCGAATGCGTTGAGGCTCGACCTGGCGGGGGACGGCCCGGCCTTCACGGCGCTGTACCTGGCGGCCCTGGCCGACCTTCCGGGCGGCTTCACCCGCCTGCTGGGCGTCACACGCGAGGACTGGCCCGAGACGATGGGGTTCTTCCACGCGGCGGGCTTTCGCAACGCCTGGCAGTCGTGGGGCGCGCACCTGAACCTGGGCGACTTCGACCCCGGGCGCTTCCGCCCGCTGGAGGAACGGCTGTACCTCCAGGGCTACGAGGTCGGGCGGCTGGGCCCGGAAACCCGGGAGGAGGACTGGGACCGTCTGCACGCGCTGCACGAGACGGGCGTGCGGGACGCGCCGCGCCACCCCACGACCACTCCCGCCTCCCTGACCCGCGCTGCCCTGCGCGACACGGTCCTGCGGGAGGAGGTCACCTTCGTGGTCCACTTGCGGGACGAGATCGTCGCCAGCACCCGCCTGAGCCCGAGGGGCCGGGAGGTGGAAAGTGAGCAGACCGTCACCCACCCCGGCCACCGCTCGCGCGGGCTCGCCACGCTCGCCAAGGCGGCCGCCCTCGCCTGGGCACGGGAGGAGGGCTTCACGCGGGCGAGCACGGGCGGCGCGGTGCTCAACGTGCCCATGCTGAGGGTCAATGCCCGCCTGGGCTACGTCACCGAGGCGATGTGGGTGACGTGGGAGCGGGAGCTGGGGTACCCCGGCTAAGGTTGCCGGATCGCTCGATACTCGACCTCAGCATCTTGAGAAGTTTTATAAGGAAACCTTAATACTTTGGGAGCAAGCTGGGGGTGTGTCTCCTCTGACTCTCGAAGAACTGGTGGCCTACTTCGCGCACGCTCAGCCGGGTGACCGGACGTACCACGAGATCGACTTTGTGCGGCTGATCGAGGAACTGGGCCTGGAGAACGCCAACGCCCTTCGGCACGAGATCGTGGCCCAACTCGCGGATGGCCGCCGTATCCAGGTGATTCAGGCCGAACTCGCCGCCTGAGCGCGCTTCCGCCCGCCTCCGATTTCAGCGCC from Deinococcus aetherius includes:
- a CDS encoding GNAT family N-acetyltransferase, whose amino-acid sequence is MNLAASTPTETPLTVRPFQNADAHAVARLVTDGVQGHWTYTPEQFRESDDPRHLRLVAERGGEVVATLRLSPFGPAAPNALRLDLAGDGPAFTALYLAALADLPGGFTRLLGVTREDWPETMGFFHAAGFRNAWQSWGAHLNLGDFDPGRFRPLEERLYLQGYEVGRLGPETREEDWDRLHALHETGVRDAPRHPTTTPASLTRAALRDTVLREEVTFVVHLRDEIVASTRLSPRGREVESEQTVTHPGHRSRGLATLAKAAALAWAREEGFTRASTGGAVLNVPMLRVNARLGYVTEAMWVTWERELGYPG